The region TCCTGATTCTAACATGCTTGCTAAGAACCCACTGCACCAGAGCTTCCACTTCGCCTCCCCTTTTAATCGTCACGACAGTTCCCATGACAGCATCAGAAGTCCTACCAGCCAGAAGAAAAGACTTATTTAAGCCCAAGGAAAGACTGGATGAGACTCCATGCCGGACTGCTGCCCCTTCAGCTGCTCTCTGAATTCTCTTGACCTACCAagcccaggcccagccctccctCATCCAGGAAGGCAGTCCCAACCAGTGGGAGCAAGTCCAACCCTGAACCCCATTCTCACTGATGGTCCTTACTCTCCTCTGGTTAGTTAAGCCATGCGGCTCCACACTGGGAGCACATGAGTCTCCTTAGCCTGCTGGGAAGAAACACTGTCGGCCTTTCCACATTCCCCCAATGCAAGCCAAGGGCTCTAGGCACTGCATCCACTGGGGAAGAAGTGCTCTGGGGGGACAGTCCCTTAAGCAGGACAGATTTGACCTCCCCATCAAATGCTCCAGGAGCCCAGATGAATGAATGGGTAAAGACGGCTACCCAAGACAGCTCGACTAGTGACTGGTGACCAAGAGGGACTGCTGGCCCCGGAAGTTTCCCTTGAAGGTAGTCAAACTCCCCTAGACAGAGACCAGGCGGGGGGGGCCAGCGGGGAGAACAGTCTCTGCCACTGCCTGCGCCATCTGACTCTGCACCTTGTGCCTGACTATTCCAGATACCAACGTCAGCAATGTCTCCCTAGAGATGACCAGCCTCACTCACAGGTCAGGTGGTCCCTGCTGGCCCTTCTCACCTGAACAAAGAGCTTGCCGCTGCCGTGGCCCAGCAGCTCGTGTAACCCCACCCTGCACATCAAAGGACGGCCCCTTCCAGCGAATATACAGGTCCTGCCAAGACAAACAAGGACCACACTGACCACCATCTCACTGTGGGCACACAGCACAACCAGCCCTCCCGGCAAGACCCACGTGAGGGGTGTGCTTTCTGGAAGTCAAGCTCACTTCACTCCACCACGCCGCATGGGGCAGCCCATCTCACCTTCACAACGACACAGAGGGAGGGACTGCCTCTACTGCGCATCCTGTGAGGAAGCTCAGAGTGACAGAGAGTCACATGGCAGGGAGGTGGCTAAACCAGAACCAAAGTTGGACTCTGACCCTCACCACAGTGTTGGTCCATATGCCTGCCCAGACTCAAGGAAGCCAAGTATATAGCCTAGCCTGCATGCTTTAGGCGGCCAGTGCCTACCTTGTCGTCTTCCTCCAAGAATGTCAGTTTCTCCCGCTTCGTGGCATAGGCCACAGCCAGCACATTCCCCAGGGACACATTCTTAAAgccttctgtctgtctcaggTCGTCATCTAGAAGACAGGGAAGAGAGctgacagagggagggacagaggtcCAGGGACCCTGAGGGACCCCGACAGAAGTGGGGAGGGGCAAAGATAGTTGGTGGCAGAAACATGTGTGGAGGGGGAAGAATATATGGGGACTTCCTTGGGCTGGGGGGATATGAAGGGAGCTCACAGTTGGGGATGTTGATGCCGGCAGGGATGCCGGAGCCAGCAAAGGTGAGGACATCCAGGGAGGTGAAGTCAGGGGTGAGGAACTTGTCCTTCTCAAaggcaggaggccaaggcagctCCTTCAGCAGCTGCTCAGCACTCGCCACCAGCCGCTCAAACTTTGCACTCATGGCTTTGTTCACCATGGCCACGAAGCCTGTGGGGAGGCAGGGCTGTGGTTTGGCAGCATCCCGGGATCCCACTGTATCCTACCTAGTCCCTCCAGGCATCACATGTATAATTGACCGCAGCTGTGTGCAGCAGCCTGCTCCTGGCCGCAGGTGTGAGAACTCCTTCATGTTCCTATGACCTCAGGTCTGAGCTGCTAGGTACGGTAGGcatttcctgcctcctgccagccTAATTTCTGCCTTTAGCAACTTGATATTCAGCCTGTCCATACAGAACGGGGAGGCCGAGAGTGTAggccaagaccagcctgggtccTCCAGCCATGATTTGCCTGTGGGATGAGGACAGACGCAGTCAGCCATCAGCTGGGGATGACAGCAGACCACATGAAGCGTCACAGGTGTGGCATATCCACTCCTGGCTACCAAGCACATCACTGTACACGAGACTGTGACGCTCACAGGTCTGACCACTTAGCTTATGGTCACAGATGGGCAAATGCAGGCTAAGAAATCATGCTGGCAGGTTGTCTACCGAGAGCCTTGTCAGGTCAGGCACAGAAAGCAAAATGGCTAAATGCTTGAAGTTGGCGTAGCTGGGCTCAGTCACCGCTATGGTAAAAGCCTCGGGTTAACTTTGTACTACACAATGCCTGGGACACTTTAAGTAAGCTGACCCAGAGCTGCTGTTACTGCTTctaggagggaaggagagagcccTCAAGGGAGAGTGGGAGTGTGAACTTGGACCTGGCAAAAGGGAGTTCCACCCCCCTCCCTGCTCCACAGCAGTTACCTTCAAACTCTCCGCGGGAGCCAAAGGGGTCACGGTAGCTCTCAATGAAGCCAATGTAACTAGAGGGcagaagaagagagatggaggtgaTCTGGCAGAaggcacggggtggggggggatgggagggtgaagagttggggtttgggggggtaggggggtgggggatgggaagcaGAGCCCGGCACCTCACCTCTCTACAATGGGGCCTTTGTCCTGAATCCAGAACCGGGAGCCCCTCTTATGGGCCTCGATGGAGCCCTGGGTGAAGCTCTCTATGTACTGGGAAAGCATCTGCTCCTGGTGGCTGTTGGCTGCATAAGCCTGGGGGTAAAAAGGGCTCTGGTCAGCCTTGGACCATCCACCTTTGCTGCCCAGATGGGTTGTGAGTTGCCCCCTCAGGCCCCAGACAGCCCTACCTTGGCTTTCTCCAAGTGTTCTACCACCTTCTGGAGGATGGGGGAATAGTCTCCCCGAGTGACCTGGAAATGGCTCCCCTGAAACTCATATCTCTTCAGCTTGGAAGTCAATTCAGAGTTGAGAGCGGGGTCTGAGGAACAAGGCAACACTCAGGCAAGAGGCTGGTGTGGGGCACCTCAGTAGGCCTCTCACTCCGGCCTATTAACAACTTCAATGCACATATTAGGGGCCAGGAACGTGGCTCAACTGACAGAGGGCTCACCTTAGCATATACAAAGGCCCAGGTGTGAtacccagcactgcacaaaccaggcatggtagggCACACCTGGAGTTGTGAtgcttgggaggtggaaacaggaaggatCATGCTaggtttgaggccaacttgagcTAGAGTtaagacctcgtctcaaaaaacacaGGGCTAGCGACATGGGTCAGAGGGTATAAGTTCCAACCATCAAGGCTGAGGACTGGAGTTTAGTCCCTAGGTCCTCCACATGGAGAACAGACAGAACCAACTTGTGTGGATCATCATCCTCTCACGACTATTCCGGGACATGTATGCAAATgctaaatgttaaaaagaaagaaagaaagaaagaaaggaaggaaggaaggaaggaaggaagaaggaagaaggaagaaaggaagaaggaagaaggaaggaaggaaggaaggaagaaggaagaaggaaggaagcacaagCAGCAGAGGGGTATGGCACTGCACGCCTGCAACACCATCGGCTGAGAAACAGATGTTGGAAGATAAGGAGTTGCGGATCATGGCAGatgcagagtgagtttcagggtaTCTTCAAAGATTACAGAAGAcgccatctcaaaaaaaaaaaaccaaaaaacacacacaaaaaaaacaaccttcGAAAAGACCCAGTactccagctgggcagtggtgatgcatgcctttaatccctacacttgggaggcagaggtggatctcttctgagttggaggccagcctggtctggtctacagagggagttccaggctatacagagaagttATATACGtgtggcggggtggggtgggtggggagcacATATTGATTGTTCTagcaaaagacccaggttcagttccagcgcccacatcaggtgcctcacagccctctttaactccagtttcacaGGAGCCGACACCTTCTCCTGGTCTCCTCGaatatctatacacataaaaacaaatcttcgaaaagaaaaaaggggaagaaataaatccttgaaagaaaaaaaaaatattttaaaaagagccacATCTCAAAACTATGAGAGCTGATGACAGGACTTTATGCGAAACAAGGAACCGAGAGCCAAGGGTCACAGACACTAGAAGCTGGAAATGCAAACTTTTAGTATGGAGAATAGAATTcagggccttgaacatgctaGGTCAGCGCTCTACCCGTGATCCACATTCCCAGCCCCAAAGCCACTCTTGGCTACTGCCCTCCCCTGCCGCCTGCCCCGCTAGCACGGGATGTGTTCCTGCTTCCATTCCAACATGATCCCCTTCTGTTTCCTGGACCTgtgtcccttttctttccttctttttataagctttatttgtttctatattttgtgtatatgaatgaaGGCCTGTATTTACATGTGCACCACACTCATGCCTGGTAACCTAGGAAAGCCAGAAGCGAGTGTTGGGTgctctctgaaactggagttctgGCTAACctgatgtgggtggtgggaacctaagccaggtcctctagaagagcaggaagtgctcttcaccactgaaccatctctctagtcgaTGCGTCCCTTTTTAGTCAGAACAGGCTGCGTGCCCCCTATGCTTCCACTCCCCCTGTTGCAGCTCACTGTACCCCTCCACCTGGAGTGTATACGCTATCTATATTCATTTGCTATATGCCCCCACATTTCCACACTGGTCACCTGAGTACTATCAAGCACTAGGAGGCAGGAAAGACAGTGACAGAAAACACATGGCCCATCCTGGCAGAGGGCTTGTCTGCAAGACACAGAAGACCAACTAGGAAACTACTGGGGAAGGTCCCTGAAAAGGTGCCGTCTACATCCAGCCACGGAATGAAGAAGGGTGCCGGTGACCACCAATGGGCTAGGAGCTGTTCCGAGCCGGGAGCAGGTACTTCATACAACACATATGAAGACTTGGTGACAAGATGTAGGAACCACAGCTGCCGACCATGGCTAGAGCAGAGTGCTGGCGGCGGGGGGCTAGCTGGGGATGTGGATAGGTAAAAACAGCCGGTGAAGGGCAGCACAATGGCCTCAATGTTTTCACTCTCCTGCTTTGTAACAGGTCCCTACTGCTGCCACTCTCTGTCTGAGGGACTGAGGTGAGGCTACATTTGCTCTAGGGTGGGCTTAAGACCAGGTAGAACCAATCAGAGACCTGTCCCTTGTCCACCCACAAGTACTGACTCACATTAACAAAGAGAGCCGGGAgacactcttttttgtttgtttctgttgtttttctctgtgcagccctggctgacctggaactcactctgtagaccaggctggcctcaaactcacagcaatctgcctgcctctgcctcccgagtgctgggattaaaggtgtgcgccaccattgtgAGGCGGAAAGCCACTCTTTTGCTGTATGAAGAAAGAACTGAGACCAAAGAACCCTTCTGCTGGGACAGCTGGGCTGTTGCCCTGAGCCACCTGGGTCATTAGGTGGCTGGTGTTAGGTATGACGGCCTGGGCGTACCTGTGCTGAGCACTGAAGCCAGTCGCACCTCATAGTGGGACTTCCCTTCCTGGTCCACCACCTTGAAGAGCCGCGTGTTGTATGCACTGAGGTTCTGGAAAAAAACAGAGCAGGATTTGGAGGAGGTGAGATCCAGGAGACTGAAGAGAATGGAGGAGTGGCCATCCCATTGGACAGTGATGGACAGTGAGGCAAAGCAGGCTGGGGCCTCTCTGAGGAACTTTCCCAAGCCCACACAGGGAGGGCTAGTGGGCCAGAGATGACTATCGTGCAGTGTTCCACACACAAAAtgctaactcaaaaaaaaaattaaaaaaaaaaaaaaaaatatatatatatatatatatatatatttatattttatactgggcctgagaggtggttcagcagttaagggtgcctcctgcactgctcttgcagaggactcaggtttagtGCCCAGCATCTACACAGTGGCTCATAGCCCCtctctaactccagtctcaggatAGCCATGGGTTCCTTCATGTAAGTGGTAAACATTACATAatctaggcacacacacacacacacacacacacacacacacacacacacacacacaaaataaaaaataaagactatttttaataataaaaaaatatatatattaggctgggtgtagtgacacacgccttaaatcccagcacttggaaggcaaaggcaggcggatcactgtgagtttgatgccagcctggtctataaagcaagtccagaatagctagggctctgttacatagaaaattcctttctcaaaaaaaatcaaactcccccacccccaaaaatgtgtacacgtgtacacacacacacacacacacacacacacacacacacacacacggggcccACACACGTGCCACAGTGCTTGTGTAGAGGTCTCAATAATTTTGGGAATCAGTTCTGTCTTTCCACTGCGTAGATCTGGTAGGATTAAATTCAtgtcagcaagcacctttgaCCCCTGAGCTATTCACCGGCCCCAAAAGCACTAAGTTCACAGCTCGATTGTGTGAGGCACAGGGGCCACCTCAGCTAACTCTTAACTGTGTGAGATGAACTTGGGAAGTGGCCACACAGCTGGCAAGCAGCTGAGGGACACAGGCTCCATCTTGGAAGTGTGGGACGGGCAGGGACGGACACATCCTGGTACGTGCATAacatttgtctttttgctttgctCGGGCTTGCCTCACACACAAAGAATCCTTACGTCTTTTCCGTCTCAAAACCCAAGGTGCCCATAAGGCTTTGGGTTCAAACTGAGACCTAAGAGCAGGTGGcagtggggaaggggtggggacaAGGAGCCCCATCAAACTAGTGTCCCAGATTGCCAATTCCCAAACCTGAGAGTCCAGAAAGTCTTGGGCCAGCTTAGCGTCTTCCATGGTACAATCCCCAGAGAAATAGGTGGTGACTCCCTGTTGGGGAAGAGATGGCGAGAGAAGAGGtaaacagagagacaagagagacaagTTCCTGAGGGCGCAGGTCGGACCCTATGAGGCAGCTGATGGCTTCCTCTCTAGGCTCTCTGCGTCTCCTCCCCTCTCTACCACCCTGTCCCATCTACTTCCAGGGGGAAAACCTGGAAAACAGATTTCAGCTTGGACacttctgctatttttttttttttttctttaaaatagcccacactgccaggcgtggtggtgtacgcctttagtcccagcacttggaaggcagaggtaggcagatctctgtgagttcaaggctagcctggtctacacagcaagtccagggcagccaaggctaacacagagaaaccctgtcttgaaaaaccaaaatataaatcaatcaataaaataaaatagcccaCACTGCACTCAGACTCACAACCATCATGACTCAACaccctgagggctgagattacagctttgtgccaccatgcctttcctCCAGCACTGCCCCTACCCGTCCTCTCTAGCTGGCTCACCCCTAAGGCTTGCCATATGCAGCCTCTTCCCGCGTGGCCCAGGCGATCCTTAGAGGCAGGGAGTCCCTACATCATTCCCTCCTAgactcccttctcctccctgtgACCTGCATCCCGGCAGGACAGACCTGGAAGAACAATCTGGAAACATTCCATCCAGCTCCCTTCCCAATTTGCAGATGACAAGCAGCCATGTGGAGCCAACTGGCTTTAGCTTGAGAGCAGGtgagagagcctcctgcctccctcctgtcaGCTGCCCTTCCAGGCACACCAAGCAGCCTTAAGAACACCCTCCACATTACCAAGCTCTTGGAGGGCGGGGCTCACCTCCTTCCCCAGCCCGAGGTGTCGAAGCCTAGGCTCCAGGGAGAACATTAGGTCCCCGCAGGTCTGCCAGAGGTCCCTGACTTCTTCTGGCTGCTGTTGGGCAGCCTCGCTCCCCAGGATCACACGTTCCAGCTTTTCCTGCAAAGAAAGGAAAGTCAGTGGTCTGCCCACATGCCCTTCAAACTTCCAGAACCTCCTTCTACTTGAACCTAAGACCTCATAGTATAGTGCAGGGAACAGCAGCATCAGCGAGTCCCGAGAATTGCCGAACCTCAGGCTACCACAGACCTGCAAACCAGACAAGCGGTCAACACTACCAGGCCACTTGTACAGGCCTTCACATCTGAGGAGCCTAGTGATGGGATCCCCAGCGACGACCAGCAGGCATCTAACAGTTTGCACCACCTGCACTTGCTTGCCACTCAGATCAGCGGTCTGGAAGGAGTGTGCTTTTCCCTTATCTTTATGTCTGTGGCGCCTGGGGATGCTGAGTGACACGTCCCCTGGCCACAGTGTCCCAGTGACAGGGCAATAATGGCTCAGGTCTGCACTCAGTTCTGACTCCCTTCTTCATTCTCCCACCACAGCCAACCACTGcctccctgccaccctcccccaACTCACCTTGGGCAGGTTAGGAACAAACTTGGTGTCACCAAAGGACTTATAGTTGCCCATGTTGGAGTAGACCCCTGCAGCATAGACCAGGAATGCCTGGGGAGCGGAGGCAACAGAGTATCAAACATGGGACAAGCTTCACTGCCTTCCCCTTTCCAGAAAAGGTCAGCCTGAGGCAGGAACGCCAGGGCCTACCAGTGTGGGAGGCTGGGAAATCACAGGGCAGAACCCCAATGATCTCAGGAGGCCCCGGTCTGGCCCAATTTGTTGTCACAAATCAATTTTTACCCCCTAACCCCACTGGGTGGCCAAACTGGTTTCAGCAGTTACTAAACACACCTAGGGTGGTGACAGCAGGAAGCTGTCTCCCACAGCTCCAAGGGTAGGCACGCAAGCTGGCTAGGCCGGTCAGAGAATCACCTTCTCTTGCTACAGGCTGAACTTAACAGTTAAGCTGGCCAATATGTGAGAGAAAACTGAGATGAAGATCCCAGCTCATGACAGCATTGAACTGAATCTAACTGCACCTGAAGCCTCTCTAGCCCTGGACCTTGCAATTATGTGAGCATGTGAGCTAgtaactttctctttctctctctctcttttattatatatatatatttttttcttttttcttttttttgagacaaggtctcagtgtgtagtcctggctcttctggaattcatgtagaccagcctggcaaCAGAACTCACAGGTGCTACAATCACAGGCGTAGACCACTACACTAGACTTTTTCTTTAAGCCACTTTGTAATGGGTTTCTGCTACTTATGAACAAAGGAATCGCACTGAAAACAGTTAACATTTGGGTAGTACGTCCTACTTATGGGCATTTCCACAGagagtcactctttttttttttttttttaaatctatagtgttctgcctgcatgtacacctgcagaagagggcaccagatctcattatacatggttgggaggcaccatgtggttactgggaattgaactcaggacctctggaagagcagccagagctcttagcctctgagccgtctctctagccctaagACCAAGGCCCAGAGACAGGAAGCAATTAGCCAAAATTCAAAAGAAACAGGAACCTTGCCTCAGAAATTTTCTTCCCCTTGTAGAAAACCAGatcatcctttaatcccagcacttgggaggcaaaggcaaacaaatctctgagtttgaggctagcctggcctacagagtgagttccaggctctaggacagctaaggctacacagagaaaccctgtctcgaaaaatcaaaaagaaaaagaaaggaaaacaaacaaaaacaggtcaCATTCTGGTGGGAACATAATGTattgatgtattttttaaagtctttttttttttgagaaaggttctGTAGCCCTACTATGTAGGTCAGGAtgacttgaactcactgagatcctcctaTCTGTGACTCCAGAGTGTTAAGACTAAAGTTGTGCATCACCACACAAAGCCTTAGAGAATAATATAACAGATCATTATAAATGTTCAGAGCTAAGCCGGGCGTGTTGGTGTGCCGTTTttaggcagaggcaagcggatcaatgtgagtttgaggccagcgctgtctaccagccaaggctacacagagaaaccctatctccaagaaaaaaaatttttttattaaaaaaaattaaaaagggccaggcgtggtggcgtatgcctttaaagccagcacttgggagacagaggcaggcaggtcgcctacaaagcgagtccaagacagctaaggctaacacagagaggccctgtcttaaaaaaccaaaaaataaaaaaataaataaaataaatatccagagcctttaacccagcatttctatttctataaacaGTCCCTACTCATATACTCGAACAAGAATGAGCATTGTGGCATTGCTTGCAAGAAAAACTAGAAGCCATCTAAAATgtccagcatttaaaaaaaaaaaaaggactcaggaggcagaggaaagtggatctgcgttcaaggccagcctggtctacaaagcaaataccagaacagccaaggctacacagagaaactctgtctcaaaaaaaacaaaaaaaacaaaaaactaatctATCGCAGTCTATACTGATACAGAGTGCTTCCCAGCCAACAAAAGGAAATGGATTATTATATACTCCATGGAAATTCTCCAGGACGCAGAGATCTGAAAAATGGGTAGTacacaaaacaataaagacaTGATGTAAAAGGTCACacggggctgggggcgtggctcaagactgggggcgtggctctgtgagaaagagcacttgctgagcaagTAGGAGGACCTGAGTCTGCATACATAGCCCTCACATACAAAAACCAGGCGTGgccatgcacacatgtaatcccagcactgggaaggtgggtGTGTGCATAGGCTATCCTGGGAGTGACAGCCGAACCACAAGCTTCCGGTTCAGTATGGCACcctgttctggggctggagagacggcttggcGATTAAGACCACTAccagaggacccacgtttggtttccagcaccagtGTCAGGTGGATCCTACGCCTCTTGCCTCTGTGGCACTTGTAACTcacatacactgacacacacgtacacataataaaataaaattaatctttgtaaaagagatcctgtttcaaggGAGTAACTTCTCCCGGTATCTATGTTTGACActtgcacattcacacacaatcAAGACcgtcattttacattttttaaaaagtaagttaagCTGGGAAATGGTGGCGCAcgacgcctttaatgccagcacttgggaggcagaggcagaggcaggtggctctgtgtaacagagtaaGTTAAAAGGGGGCCTGgtagctggtcatggtggcacaagcttttaatcccagcacttgggatgcagaggcaggtggacgctgtgagttcaaggccagcctggcctacaaagtgagtccagggcagccaaggctacacagagaaaccctgtctcgggggaaaaaaaaaaaaaaaagagggcggAGGCTGATtgtactgtacacacacactcgcCACAGTGGCTACCCTCTGGAGAGACAACGAACATGTGTGACCTTTCGTCTTTTGTATGTTTCTGAACTGTGGCAACGCACTCAGAATTAGTATGTTATTTGGCCAATACATCCACAGACAACAAGTACGGGACAGGCAGAACATTCTGCCCAGGTCCCTCACAATGTAAAAGTGTAACCCAAACCTCCCAGTGTCTACCCAGGCTGCATTCTTCCGTCCTCTCAATAACAGCTTTGCAATCACTGAAGACTGCTGAGAACCATGAaacctaagctggcctcaaactcacagcaatctttctgccttagcctcttaagtgctggaattagagatgtgtaccactatgcctggcttgttcCCCTGTCTTGAAACAGGCGCTGTGCTAAAGTAGGGCATCACAATACTAAAGGTAGACCATGTGCATAGTCTACAGATGACAAGCCTGAAgcttcaggggtgtgtgtgtgtgtgtgtgtgtgtgtgtgtgtgtgtgctagcaaCCTTTAGTCTAGTCCCTCTATCTAGTTGGAGAGAGAGATCTGTTTCCCCCTGGTCCAGTCCTTCACAACCTTCTAGAAGCCCATCAGGAagctaggctggcctctgagaaCTGACCTGATACTCTTCTTCAGTAAGACCCTCGGCCAGGGCATGTTGGCGCAGTTGGTCAGGGTCCTGGGCACGGAAGAGGCGGCTAAGCAGGGCATAGATGTATGGGGCTTCCGGGGAAGTCTGGAGTAGCACAGCCAGTCCTCCGTACCAAGCAGCCCTAGACAGGTGATGGGCATAGAGGCGCTCTGTGTGTGACAGCAGGTGGAAGGCCTCACGGCAGTCCAAGCTAGACACACCGATGTCATTGGGCAGGATGTACTGGGTGTCTGCCATGAGCCCTGCAAGGACACATCACAGCCATCTCAGAACACACACCCTCTTCACATCTGCTCTGAACTCTCACGAGGTAACTTCATCCACCCAAAAACCCAGGAGGGAGGAATCCGGTAGCACCCACTCATCTGATGCTGAGATCCAAAGACTCAAATACTTAGCAGGCCAGTTTTGGCCTGTGGCCTCTCAGACTTCAAGTCTGAATTCAACTACCTCAtattacagatggggaaactaagGCTCAAAGATGCCaagacttttcttcttcttcttcttcttcttcttcttcttcttcttcttcttcttcttcttcttcttttgggcttttcaagacagggtttatctgcgTAACAGTCCTTTGTGTCCtagagcttgctttgtagaccaggctggcctcgcactcagagatccaccagcccgtgcctcctgagtgctgggattaaaggtggacgCCAGCACAAGTGGCTGCCAAGACTTTTTCTAGGCATAGGAAGGAAGAACCCGCAGAACGGAGCCCCATTGCTAGACTCCCGGCCCAggcctctcccttctcccctccacctTCTCAGACTTGCTAGCCTTTGTTCTGAATTCCTCCCTACCTCTAACTGCTGACAAAGGCGGGAGTCCAGCTGTCTGCTGGACACCCAGCCCCCTGCTGCACCAAAGAGTTTTAAAAGCCAAGCCAGCTGCTTCACTtccctgctgtctttcctcctctgtaaaaccCAAGTGAAAATGACACCAAACTCAACAGCTGGGTACGCAAATTAGAAGAGGCCAATTCCAGGGCCGGGATGTAACTCAGCTGGCACAGTGTTTGCCTAGCCAACAACCAGGCCCTGGGTTGGGTTCCAAGGCCAGTCTGAAGGTACACGAAACCCTGTTACAAATAAGTCAAACAGAGAGTAGTGATGTTTCTTGTGTGCTTTTCCTTCCCAGCATCTGCCAGacctcatctctctcctttcctcggCCCTCCGCTTTCTTCTGTTGCTACACCTGGGAAGCCACATAGGATCACAACTCATTTTCCAGATAGAGGGAAAGCGAGCAACCTATCCAGTTGGGACCCAGGGAATTCCGAACCCACCACATTGTCCACGCCCCGCCCCTGACTAAGCACACGAGTCCACTCTCTCTACTCCCCTTTCGCGCGGCTCCACCCTAACTACCCAGTCGCGGAAGCTCGGAAAGGGGTGTTAACTCTTTACTGCCCGGAAATCCTCCTTGGTCCTAAAACAGGGAGAGATTTAGAAAAGGCA is a window of Acomys russatus chromosome 5, mAcoRus1.1, whole genome shotgun sequence DNA encoding:
- the Dpp3 gene encoding LOW QUALITY PROTEIN: dipeptidyl peptidase 3 (The sequence of the model RefSeq protein was modified relative to this genomic sequence to represent the inferred CDS: deleted 1 base in 1 codon); its protein translation is MADTQYILPNDIGVSSLDCREAFHLLSHTERLYAHHLSRAAWYGGLAVLLQTSPEAPYIYALLSRLFRAQDPDQLRQHALAEGLTEEEYQAFLVYAAGVYSNMGNYKSFGDTKFVPNLPKEKLERVILGSEAAQQQPEEVRDLWQTCGDLMFSLEPRLRHLGLGKEGVTTYFSGDCTMEDAKLAQDFLDSQNLSAYNTRLFKVVDQEGKSHYEVRLASVLSTDPALNSELTSKLKRYEFQGSHFQVTRGDYSPILQKVVEHLEKAKAYAANSHQEQMLSQYIESFTQGSIEAHKRGSRFWIQDKGPIVESYIGFIESYRDPFGSRGEFEGFVAMVNKAMSAKFERLVASAEQLLKELPWPPAFEKDKFLTPDFTSLDVLTFAGSGIPAGINIPNYDDLRQTEGFKNVSLGNVLAVAYATKREKLTFLEEDDKDLYIRWKGPSFDVQVGLHELLGHGSGKLFVQDEKGAFNFDQETVTNPETGERIQSWYRSGETWDSKFSTIASSYEECRAESVGLYLCLNPQVLEIFGFEGADAEDVIYVNWLNMVRAGLLALEFYTPEAANWRQAHMQARFVILRVLLEAGEGLVTVTPTTGSDGRPDARVHLDRSKIRSVGKPALERFLRRLQVLKSTGDVVAGRTLYEGYAAVTDSPPECFLTLRDTVLLRKESRKLIVQPNTRLEGSEVQLVEYEASAAGLIRSFCERFPEDGRELEEVLTQLATADARFWRDQVKEAPSGQA